Genomic window (Terriglobus sp. TAA 43):
GTGAAATCGAACAACCAACCCGCCATCTCCCCCGCGCGCGAAGCCGCCATCCAGATCCTCTATCGCGTCATGTCCAGCGCCGCCCACTCTGACGACCTGGTGCACTCCCCCGCCGTCAGCCGCCTCTCCCCGGAAGACCGCAACCTGACCACCGCCCTCGTTCTCGGCGTCCTCCGCTGGCAGTTGCAGCTCGACGCCGTGATGCGCCCCATGCTGCAGCGACCCGACGCCGAACTCCACGACGCCGCCCTGCTAGCCCTGCGCCTCGGCATCTTCCAATTGCTCCACATGGACCGCATCCCGCCGCACGCCGCCATCAACGAAAGCGTTGAAATGGCCCGCGCCAACGGAGCCGCCCACGCCGCTGGCATGGTCAACGCCATCCTTCGCCGCGTCCAGCGCGAAAAGGAAACACCCCAGCGGACCCCGCTGGTCGTCGCCATGACGCCCGAAGAACAGGCCCACCCCGAGTGGCTGATCACCCGCTGGCGCAAGAACTTCGGCAACGCTACCACCCGCCGCATCGCCGCCTACGACCAGCAGGAACCGCCCTCCGGCCAGCTCTACACCCCGGAAGAGGGTCTGCCCCAGATCGACGACGGCTCACGCCTCATCGCCGAAGTCACCGCCGCCGCCGTCCCCAATCCCAAGCGGATCCTCGACTGCTGCGCCGCTCCCGGCGGCAAAACAGCCATCCTCGCCATACGTCATCCGCAGGCAGAAATCATTGCATGCGACGTCAGCCCCAAACGCCTGGAAGCCATGCGGAAACGAATGGATCGCTCCGAATCCACCAAGCATGTGAAGACGCTCCTGGCCGACATGACCGCCCCTCCCGCCGACTTGCAAGCCGAAAAATTCGACCTCATCCTCTGCGACGCACCTTGTAGTGGAACTGGAACTCTTTCCCGCAACCCAGAGATTCGTCATCGCTTACGACCAAGCGATCTACCCCGACAAGTCGATCGTCAAAAAGCGCTTCTGAGACAAGCGCTCCAACTACTCGCACCCGGGGGACGCTTGATCTACTCCACGTGCTCGCTCGAACCCGAGGAAAATCTGGAAGTCGTAACCGCGGCAACCGTCGCCGGAACCTACCGCTCCATCGACCTCTCATCCCTACTCCCAGAGTCCGTCTCATCCGCAGCCATCGGCGGCACACTCCGAACCCTGCCCGGCACCCAACCCTGTGACGGCTTCTTCGCCGCCCTGCTGGAAGCCACCCCTAGCTCACCGTAACCGCAGGGTACGCCTCCACATATTCCTGGTCGTCGCTGCCGGTGTAGGTCACCGTTCGCCCCTCCAGGTCCACCTCATAACGAACAACTCCGGCTCGCCACGTAGCCTCCAGAAACTCGGGGAAGGTACTCTCGCCAGCCTGATCGGTCCGCAGCGCTCTGATCAGTGCCTCCCGATCAAAGTCCGGAACATCCACCGCCCCCGACACCAGCGGCGAACCCTGCATCACCACCGGACCATCGTCCGTGAGATACAAGCTCTGCGACGACGGAAGAGACCACACATTCCGTTTCACTCCGGCCTGCCGCAAGACCTCGGCCAAGTAGGGAAAGCCACCCACGCGCGGACGATTCGCCTGCGCCCGCCCCATCGCACCCATCAAATTGTCGATCGCCTTGCTCATAGCTCACCCCTCACTCGGTTGGAACATCACGGATCTGGTTCTGCTGCGCCAGTTTGACCAGGACCTGAAGCAGAACTTCGCGCTCGTTTTCAGTGAGACAATCAAAGAACTGCGCTTCATTCTGATCGGCCAATTCAGCCAGAACAGGCAGGTTCCGCTTCCCGGCTTGCGTAACGGAAAGCAGCCGGAACCGGCCGTCCGCACGATTCGCTTCCACCCGGATCCACTTTTTCGCTTCAAGCTTGTCGACGATCTTGGATACCGCCCCGCGAGTCAGCCCGAGAGCATCCGCCAGCTCGGCCGGCGCCGCTTCACCGCGCGAGTAAAGCTCACGTAGTACCACCCACTCGGCCACGGAAGTCTGTTGTTCCCCTAAAGCTCGGCTAAAACCGGCCGAAACAGCGTTCGACACGCGCCGAAGCCAAAACCCGAGATGGCTTTCAAGGCCCGGAACGCTGTCGATTTGGCTCGCTTCACTTTCCATGGAAACCATTATGATTTCCACGGAAACTGTCTGTCAAGAAGAGACCTTCGATTGGGTGCGTCTATACCCAAGAAAGTGAACGGCCACTCACACCCATAAGTTCCCTTATGGACATAAGTGGCCGCATAACATTTTCCGTACTTTACTTACTAACTATCGTTAATCCTGAAACTCGCATGCGTGAGATAAGTAACTACCCAATTACAGGCTAGCCTCACGCTCAATGTAAATTGGGCCGCCACATTTCTATGGCGGCCCAACCTGGGTTTATTGGTAAGCTCCCATCGACGGAGTCGTACCACGCTGATTTCCAATAATGTCAACTGGAGACATCTTGGAGGAAGTTCCTGCCGACTTACCAGCAGAGCTCGACTGCAGTGCGAAGTTAGTGCTCGAGGTAAAGCTGGGTGCCGTTGTAACCGGACGTGAGTCGAATGACGGAGCTGCTCCGGCACCGGACCACAGGTTATTCGTACCCGTTACACCCGCGCTCTTCGGCTGAATGTAAGGCTGCGCCGCTGATGGCTGAACGCAGATGTTGTTGGTTAGGTTGATGCCTGCTCCAGCGTAGACCACACCGAAGCATCCATTCTGGTTTCCAGTCGTGTAGGCGCCTGCATCCACGACGGTGTTGTTGTAGATCTGCACCGTGCCGCTGGTTGAAGCCGGAGGATCAGAGTTGATAGCAATGCCAGCTTCGTTTGCAACACCGTAAGGATTCGCGGCGGTCGCAACGTGAGCTACAACGTTGTTGTAGATCTCGACCGTTCCCAGTGAAGGATCAACCGATGCAAGCTGAATACCATCGCAGTATCCACCCGTGATGTTGTTGTCGTGCACGTGCAGGTCATACTGGTTGCCGCCTGTCGTCGCGTGGAACATGATGCTGCGGCAGTAGCCCTTAAAGTTCTGACCGATCGTGTTCCAGCCCACATCTGCGTGGTTCGCGTTCGAAGAGAAGTAGACAGCATGGTAGGTCTTGTCTACGTTTCCGCCGGTGTCGTGAACATTGTTTCCCTGGAATGCCCAGGTATCAGAAGTGGTGGTGGTTTCAGCAAGAACACATGCAGTTCCGCCAAGACCCGAAGGAGGAGCGGGGCAGGAAAGGCTGTTGTTGATGATGCGGATGTTGCCAGCCTCTGCATCGATAGCAGAGCTCTGACCAACAATGTTGAGGTTAGCGATGGTGATGTTCTTGCCCCATCCCTTTACGCCATTCGAAATGCTGGTGCTGCCAACATTCACGGTACCGCCGGGGTAGCCGACGATTGAGAGCTGGCTGGTTGCAGACTTACCGCCAAGATCCGTTGAAATGGCAGCGTTGTATCCGCGACCATCATCCATGCTGACGTTCGCTCCCGGCATCAGATAGATCACGGTGTTCTGCGAAGGTGAAGCCGAGTCCTTCGATGTTACGGAGTTGAAGGCTGCGCGCCACGTCTTAAACGGAGCTGCGAAGGTTCCATTGTTTGTATCAACGCCGTTAGGCGATACGAAGACGATCGTCGTCGGCGTGACAGTAAATGGAGAGCCGTTGGAAGCAAGTCCATTGGCGTTCACAACAATATTGCCCGTGGTTGCTGCCGATCCAAGCTGAGCAATAATCATGGTGTCAGACCAGGAGCAGAGGCTGCAGTTGGTTACAAGGTAGCCACCCAGCGTGAGGGTGCTTGATCCCTGCGATGCTCCGAAATGGCTACCGAAGATGCGAACGTAAACGCCGTTTCCGTTGTCGCCGCCCGTACCGGAACCAACATTAAGATCCGTGTAATTGATGTGGGGTGCGCCAGTTGTGGAGCTACCGCCAGATGGCGGCGTGGCAGTCACTGCAACAGAGGTCGATGCAGTCTTGCTCGTGCTGCCGTTGCTTGCAACCAACGAGTACGAAGTCGTCGCTGTTGGCGAAACACTCATCGAGCCTGAAGTAGCAACAGCCGCACCGTTAAGCGTTACAGATGTTGCCGAAGTCGAGCTCCAGGTAAGCGTTGTGCTCTGACCTGCAGTGATCGAAGTTGGCGAAGCGGTAATCGTTGCCGTCGGAGTTGCTGCTGAAGTCACTGCAACAGATGTTGTCGCGGTCTTGCTTGTGCTTGCGTTCTTTGCAACCAGCGAATACGAAGTCGTCGCTGTTGGCGAAACACTCATCGAACCAGAAGTAGCTACTGCCGTACCGTTAAGCGTTACGGAGGTCGCCGATGTCGTGCTCCAGGTAAGAGTTGATTTCTGACCTGAAGTGATCGAAGTTGGCGAAGCTGTAATAGTTGCCGTCGGAGTTGTTGCGGCCGCCGTGACTGCCACAGAAGTTGTAGCCGTCTTGCTCGTGCTTCCGTTCTTGGCAACGAGCGAATATGTCGTAGTCGATGTAGGGGAAACTGTTTTCGAACCTGACGAAGCGACCGTAGCACCATTAAGTGTCACAGACGTAGCCGATGTCGTACTCCAGGTAAGAGTTGAGCTTTTGCCCGACGTAATAGAGGTAGGTGAGGCACT
Coding sequences:
- a CDS encoding RsmB/NOP family class I SAM-dependent RNA methyltransferase, with the protein product MKSNNQPAISPAREAAIQILYRVMSSAAHSDDLVHSPAVSRLSPEDRNLTTALVLGVLRWQLQLDAVMRPMLQRPDAELHDAALLALRLGIFQLLHMDRIPPHAAINESVEMARANGAAHAAGMVNAILRRVQREKETPQRTPLVVAMTPEEQAHPEWLITRWRKNFGNATTRRIAAYDQQEPPSGQLYTPEEGLPQIDDGSRLIAEVTAAAVPNPKRILDCCAAPGGKTAILAIRHPQAEIIACDVSPKRLEAMRKRMDRSESTKHVKTLLADMTAPPADLQAEKFDLILCDAPCSGTGTLSRNPEIRHRLRPSDLPRQVDRQKALLRQALQLLAPGGRLIYSTCSLEPEENLEVVTAATVAGTYRSIDLSSLLPESVSSAAIGGTLRTLPGTQPCDGFFAALLEATPSSP
- a CDS encoding DUF1398 domain-containing protein, encoding MSKAIDNLMGAMGRAQANRPRVGGFPYLAEVLRQAGVKRNVWSLPSSQSLYLTDDGPVVMQGSPLVSGAVDVPDFDREALIRALRTDQAGESTFPEFLEATWRAGVVRYEVDLEGRTVTYTGSDDQEYVEAYPAVTVS
- a CDS encoding MarR family winged helix-turn-helix transcriptional regulator; translated protein: MVSMESEASQIDSVPGLESHLGFWLRRVSNAVSAGFSRALGEQQTSVAEWVVLRELYSRGEAAPAELADALGLTRGAVSKIVDKLEAKKWIRVEANRADGRFRLLSVTQAGKRNLPVLAELADQNEAQFFDCLTENEREVLLQVLVKLAQQNQIRDVPTE